In Leptolyngbya sp. NIES-2104, the genomic window CGCGTCGAATTATTGGGCGACCTGCTTACGGCTATCCCGAAGGCTTTTTCATCGATGAAGTGACTGCCTCTCGAAAAGATTTTAGTCAGGAGTACTATCAGAATCTGGGAGAGCGAACCTTCCGAAACATTGCAACCTCGATCGCGGGTTTGCGAACGATCGATGTGATTCGCGATCGCGTTGATCCGAAAACTGTAAAAACTTTAGGTCGATCGCACATTTATCCTGATAGTGTCGCGATCGGACATTACCCGCTTGATTTCCATCCCTGCATGGTCGAATCGCCCCCCGAAAAGCCCGGAAATCAAGAACGTCCGGGAGAACGACAAGGAGCCGATGATACCTATCCGTTCCAGATTCCACTCCGAGCTATGATCCCGCAGAAAATCGACAATCTAATCATCACCGGAAAAAGTTTGGCGATGAGTCATATTGCAGCAGCAGGTTATCGGGTTCACTCGATCGAATGGTCTGCGGGCGCGGCTGCGGGTACAACTGCGGCGTTTTCCCTCGAAACCGGAATTGCTCCATTTCAACTTGTGGAAAATCTACCATTACCCAGTCCCAACTTAGAGAAACTCCAACAGCGACTGAATGTCAATAAAAACCCTACAGCATTTCCAGGAACTTCGATTTTGAATACCGATTGGCGAAATTGGAAGTAAAAGACGATGCTGAATCGGGATTCACTCCAGGTTCTGCATCGTTAGAATTATTCGATCGATTAGAATCCAAGCCAAGTAAAGAAATCTTGGCGAGTGACTAACTGTAAAATCAACAAAGCCACAAATCCAATCATGGCGAATCGTCCATTGATCACTTCAGCATACGGTGTCCAACCAAAAGCAGGTTGCTTCTCGTCAGGCTCTTGAGTTTCAGGTTTAGGAGTTTCAGCAGTCATAAGTTCTATTATTTTGATTGGGCTTCAAAAGCTTGGACGGATTCGATCAGCGATCGTATCGTATCCGTTCCTTGCGATTTCTCAAACGAGAGCGGAAATTTGCCCCGCTGAATCATGCGAATTCCCAGTGGGGCAAGACTAAATAAGCCTTGTAAATCTCTGAAATTGTTCGCCACCACTTTTAAGCCGAACTGTCTTTCATCGATCCAGCCGCCTTGTTTCACAAGATTAATCAAAGTTCTACGGTGACGAATCGATCGACTTTCATCGACGATTTCACTATGCAAAATCTCATTCTTAATCTTGCCGATTTGATCCATCGGTGCGACTTCCATCGGACAGACCGAATTGCAGTAATAGCAACGAGTACAGCCCCAGACTCCACTCGTTCCCTCGTTATATTTTTCTAATCGATCGACCGTTGAATCATCCCGCGAATCCGTCACCATTCGGTAGGCTTTCGCCAGCGCATGAGGTCCCACAAACTCCGGATTAACTTCGCGGGCGTTACATTCCGAATAACACGCACCGCACATGATACAGTTTCCGGTCTGATTCAACTTGTCGCGCTCTTCTGGAGACTGGAGAAATTCACGTTCTGGCACTTGTCGCGATGCCGTACTTACATACGGATCAACTGCGTTCAGATTCGCCCAGAAGCTCGACATATCCACAACCAAATCTTTGATCACGGGCATATTTCCGAGCGGTGCGATCGTCATTTCTGGCACTTCTGCATCCGGGGCAAATCGCGCGACTTCGCTCCCCACATTCTCTTTACACGCAAGCGCCGATCGACCATTAATTCGCATCGAGCAGCTTCCACAAATCGTATTTCGGCAATTTTTCCGATATGCCAGCGACCCATCTTGCTCCCATTTAATCTGGTTGAGGCAGTCGAGAATTGTATTGCTGGGTTCCACCTCTAGCGAATACGATTCGACTCGTGGCGCAGCATTTTCAGTTTGCCGAACAATCTTAAATACGACCTGCATGAACCATCACCCAAAAAGAGCTACATCGACTGCCCTTTAGTTTAACATTGCGCTTTACCGCTGAATGTCCAGAATTCGATCGAAACCATTTACGGCTTGATCAGTTTTGTTGTTTTCTGACATTGACAAAGCAGGATTGCGCGTTGTGAAATTGCGATCGAGCAGCCTTTCATTGATGAACTGTAAGATTTAATCAGAAAGATTAATGTTAAGACGAACTGAATAAAGTCAGTGTGCAAAAACAAGCGTTTAAGGATATATTTTATTAAGTCAAACATTAAAGATTGACGCTAATACCCATTTCAGAAATCGTAGGGATATTCTGTAGCAGATGAGTGAACCTGCAACCGCCCCTTTAACCGGGAAGGCATTACTTCAAAAAGTAAAAGAACTGTCACATCTACCGCGTCGAGAAACGGCAAAGCGATGTGGCTATTACACCGTTACGAAAAACAACCAAACTCGCGTCAATTTGACCGAGTTTTATGATGCCTTGCTGGTGGCGAAAGGGCTTCCTCTCGATCCCGAAGGCACCAAGGACGGTCGCGGACGTGAACCAACTTATCGAGTGAGTGTCCATCAAAATGGGCAAATCGTGATCGGTGCGGCTTACACCAAAGCAATGGGTCTAAAACCTGGCGATGAGTTTGAAATTAAACTCGGTTATAAGCACATTCATTTGGTGCAACTCTCCGGCGACAAAGCCAGTAAAAATGGTGCAGTCGAAGTAGAAGAGAACGAATGATCGCAACTGCTTTCATGAATCAGTTTCCTATCGTGATCAATGCAGTTCAGTTTGTTAACGCTTTCTCACAAACGCCTGCATTTGTTCAGATAGGATTCTTTTTTTTGGTGTGGGGTTTAGCGTGGTTGCCGATCGCAATTCCAATCGCGTTTTGGGTAAAATGGAAGCCGTTTAATCCGCTAGAGTTACAGCAAAAATTGCCGCTCGTGGCTTCTCTTTATGCGATCGCTCCGTTCATTTTATGGGGCGTTGCTCGTCTCAAAAGCCTTCCATTTTCGACCTTTGGAATTCATTTGAACTCGAATCTTTTTGCTTCAGCCGGAATCGGATTAGGGATCGGAGTTGTTGGAATTCTGATTTTATTCGGGATACAAACGGCGTTCGGTTGGATTCATTGGAGATCCGAAAACTGGCGAAAATGGTTGGCGGCAAGTTTACCAACACTTTTACTTGGAATCTGGATCGGATTGACTGAAGAACTGGTGTTTCGTGGGTTCTTCTTTGGACAGTTTGAAGCAGATTTTTGGACAAGTGCGATCGTATCGAGCGTGATTTTTGCCGTGCTTCATTTGATTTGGGAAGGCAAAGAAAAGATTCCACAATTGCCTGGATTGACGCTGATGGGTGTGGTGTTGTGTTTGGCGTTTGTGCAGGATCGCAATAATATTGGACTGGCTTGGGGACTCCACGCGGGTTGGGTGTGGATGATTGCGAGTTTGGATGCAGCAGAAATTCTGCAATACGAAGAGACTGCACCAGAATGGGGAACGGGAATCGATCGTCAACCGTTAGCGGGATTGTTGGGGTTGTTGTTTCTGCTCGGAACGGGATTGGGAATTGAAGCCATTTTGGGGTGATGGAATTTCGCGATCGAGAATGAATCACACCGATTCATGAATGCGACAGATTCTGCGTTTACCCAACGACGTAGAGACGCGATTAATCGCGTCTCTACCCGGATTTTTCGATAGAACGATGAATTCTAGGTTCATTCATCGAACGGGCGATAAAACCACGATCGCGCCTTCAAAACTAACCCTAACCGCTAATCAACGCTTCAACAAATTCATAACTAGAGAATGGACGCAAATCCTCAATCCCTTCTCCCGCACCGATAAAGCGAATCGGTAATCCAAGCTGTTCGACGACTGCAAGCGCGATTCCACCTTTTGCCGTTCCATCCAGTTTCGTCAGCACTACACCACTCAGTTGAGCCGCTTGCGCGAACACTTCCGCTTGTTTTAATCCGTTTTGTCCCAGTGTTGCATCGAGAACAAGCAAGGATTCGACTTTGGCATCTCCCGCTTTTTTATCGATAATGCGACGAACTTTGCTGAGTTCATCCATCAGATTCTTCTTGTTCTGAAGCCGCCCAGCCGTATCAATCAGCAGTAATTCAGTTCCACGAGACTGAGCCGCACTAATTGCATCAAAGACAACCGCAGCCGGATCAGTATTCTGTCCTGGATTTGCAATGACTTCGACGTTGCTTCTTTGTCCCCAAACTTTGACTTGCTCAACCGCTGCCGCCCGAAAAGTATCAGCCGCTCCAATCAAGCATTTGTAGCCAGATTTGGTCGCAATGTGGGCAAGTTTACCGAGCGTCGTTGTTTTCCCCGCTCCATTCACCCCCGTCATCAGCCAAATGTTTAAGGTGTCTTTTTCAGGCGCGAAGAATGCACTATGTGAACCCTGTAGCGGTTGATCTAGGAGATCACGCAAGATTTGTTTTAGGTATGCGATCGCTTGATCCGGCGGCAATGTTTCCTGTCTTAATTTCGCCTGCAATGCCTCGATAATTTTGTCGGTCGCTTCTACACCCGCATCCGCTTGAAGCAATAGCGATTCAATCTCATAAACGGCATCTTGATTCAGCGGACCTTGACCGACGATGGCTTTGAGTTGATTAACTAAACTGCGGCGAGTTTTATCGAGTCCTTGCCGTAGGCGTTTGAGCCAGGTGATTTCTTCGATCGACACATCTTCCGCCCGTCTTCCCATCGCAGAAAGAACATCCGCAGACCAGAGGAAACCTTCATCGATCGTAAATGCGGGTTCTAGTTTCGGTGCTTCGACAACTGGTTCAGGTTCGGTCGGTTCTTCAATAGCAGTTGCTCTAAGGCGTTCGAGTCGAGCTTGGGTATCCGCTTGAGATTGCGCCCAAAACGGAAGGGCAAGAGCCACTTCTTCTGTCGATTCGGGTTCAGCTTGCTCGATTTCAGGTTCGACAGCTTCGGAAACGGTTTCGGAAGATTCGACGACTTCTGGAGCTTCTACCGGTTCGGATTCGGCAACGATCGCTTCTACAGGTTCTAGAGCCTCTTCTTCAACGACTTCAGGCGTTTCTGGTGCTTGTTCGGCTTGTTCTCGCTGTTTGCGGCGAAAGGCTTCTACGATCGCTCTTGCATTGGCAATCCGCGCATCTTCTTTCGAAGGTGTCTCTTCAGCAGGCGTTTCCTCCACGGGCGTTTCTGCCGCTGGAGCCGGTTCAGGCTGATTTTCTTCTTCTTTGTTAAACCGATTGAACCAATTAAACGTCATAACCCAAAATCCAGAACGCCTACTTTCACTTTAATGGAAATTAAGACTTCA contains:
- a CDS encoding chlorophyll a/b-binding protein translates to MTAETPKPETQEPDEKQPAFGWTPYAEVINGRFAMIGFVALLILQLVTRQDFFTWLGF
- a CDS encoding succinate dehydrogenase/fumarate reductase iron-sulfur subunit produces the protein MQVVFKIVRQTENAAPRVESYSLEVEPSNTILDCLNQIKWEQDGSLAYRKNCRNTICGSCSMRINGRSALACKENVGSEVARFAPDAEVPEMTIAPLGNMPVIKDLVVDMSSFWANLNAVDPYVSTASRQVPEREFLQSPEERDKLNQTGNCIMCGACYSECNAREVNPEFVGPHALAKAYRMVTDSRDDSTVDRLEKYNEGTSGVWGCTRCYYCNSVCPMEVAPMDQIGKIKNEILHSEIVDESRSIRHRRTLINLVKQGGWIDERQFGLKVVANNFRDLQGLFSLAPLGIRMIQRGKFPLSFEKSQGTDTIRSLIESVQAFEAQSK
- a CDS encoding AbrB family transcriptional regulator, encoding MSEPATAPLTGKALLQKVKELSHLPRRETAKRCGYYTVTKNNQTRVNLTEFYDALLVAKGLPLDPEGTKDGRGREPTYRVSVHQNGQIVIGAAYTKAMGLKPGDEFEIKLGYKHIHLVQLSGDKASKNGAVEVEENE
- a CDS encoding CPBP family intramembrane glutamic endopeptidase, with protein sequence MNQFPIVINAVQFVNAFSQTPAFVQIGFFFLVWGLAWLPIAIPIAFWVKWKPFNPLELQQKLPLVASLYAIAPFILWGVARLKSLPFSTFGIHLNSNLFASAGIGLGIGVVGILILFGIQTAFGWIHWRSENWRKWLAASLPTLLLGIWIGLTEELVFRGFFFGQFEADFWTSAIVSSVIFAVLHLIWEGKEKIPQLPGLTLMGVVLCLAFVQDRNNIGLAWGLHAGWVWMIASLDAAEILQYEETAPEWGTGIDRQPLAGLLGLLFLLGTGLGIEAILG
- the ftsY gene encoding signal recognition particle-docking protein FtsY; protein product: MTFNWFNRFNKEEENQPEPAPAAETPVEETPAEETPSKEDARIANARAIVEAFRRKQREQAEQAPETPEVVEEEALEPVEAIVAESEPVEAPEVVESSETVSEAVEPEIEQAEPESTEEVALALPFWAQSQADTQARLERLRATAIEEPTEPEPVVEAPKLEPAFTIDEGFLWSADVLSAMGRRAEDVSIEEITWLKRLRQGLDKTRRSLVNQLKAIVGQGPLNQDAVYEIESLLLQADAGVEATDKIIEALQAKLRQETLPPDQAIAYLKQILRDLLDQPLQGSHSAFFAPEKDTLNIWLMTGVNGAGKTTTLGKLAHIATKSGYKCLIGAADTFRAAAVEQVKVWGQRSNVEVIANPGQNTDPAAVVFDAISAAQSRGTELLLIDTAGRLQNKKNLMDELSKVRRIIDKKAGDAKVESLLVLDATLGQNGLKQAEVFAQAAQLSGVVLTKLDGTAKGGIALAVVEQLGLPIRFIGAGEGIEDLRPFSSYEFVEALISG